A segment of the Caviibacter abscessus genome:
CAAGTCCATTTGGCATTATTATCATATCACCTTGGAAATTTACTATAGTTGTGTAAAATAGTTCTATTTGTTTTACAACACCAGTTATTCCCTTATATTCAATTATATCATCAATTTTAAATGGTTTAAAAATTATAAGGATAAGTCCACCACCAAAATTTCCTATTATTTCTTTAAAGGCAAATCCTAAAAATATACTAAGTCCTGCAACTAAAGATGTTACTGCACTTAAATCAAAACCAAATTGCTTTACAATTATGATTACTAAAATTATATTAACACCTATGTTTATTATTGATTTAATAAAAACTTTTATGCTTTCTTCTAAATTAGATTTTAAAAATATTTTTCCACTTATCTTATCTAAAAATAGTCTTATTTTATTATAAAAAATTATTAAAAGTATTCCTATTGTTATAGAAAAAATATCAGCTCTTTGCAATGCTTTTGTAATTAAATTTATATAGTTCATAAAACTCCTTTACACGTTAAATCTAAAGAACATTAGATCTCCGTCATTTACTATATATTCTTTTCCTTCAAGTCTCATATCTCCTTTTTCTTTT
Coding sequences within it:
- a CDS encoding mechanosensitive ion channel family protein, which codes for MNYINLITKALQRADIFSITIGILLIIFYNKIRLFLDKISGKIFLKSNLEESIKVFIKSIINIGVNIILVIIIVKQFGFDLSAVTSLVAGLSIFLGFAFKEIIGNFGGGLILIIFKPFKIDDIIEYKGITGVVKQIELFYTTIVNFQGDMIIMPNGLVINTEIKNITRDPKRRLDLVISVGYNSNIEKVKNILNEIAQDCPLLLKDTKAIIGISALNTSSIDFAFNVYVSSENYANAKFYLLETVKMKFDENNIEIPYPQLDLHMRGDNNGSKTVL